A region of Gemmatimonadota bacterium DNA encodes the following proteins:
- a CDS encoding acetoacetate--CoA ligase — MSTPASLLGQFIERQRVRGVDLPSATDDGAFAAVHHWSVSNPADFWEAVWRDAEIVADLRADGSSWDTVVRGLDRMAPPDPELGPTWFPGARLNYAENLLRHEGADPALIAWDERGRIGELSWDDLRREVARTAAGLRSLDVQPGDRVAGWLPNIPETIIAMLATASLGAVWTSCSPDFGVDGVVDRFGQTEPVVLICCDGYGYGGRVHDSVDRLPALLARLPSVRHAVVIPYRGGAPLPADPRVLTWDALRADVTATLRFARMPFDHPLAVLYSSGTTGLPKCMVHGAGGTLLQHLKEHRLHGDLRVGERIFYFTTCGWMMWNWLVGALAAGATLVLYDGAPLPASDPGILWQLAAAERVNVFGTSAKYLALAEKHALAPAMMFDLSSLRSVLSTGSPLSPESFDWVTRSVGSTIRVASISGGTDIVSCFVLGNPLQAIHRGEIQGPGLGMAVAVFDELGNECPVGEAGELVCTRPFPSMPVRFWNDADGSQYRAAYFATWPGVWRHGDWITRTPSGGFIISGRSDATLNPGGVRIGTAEIYRQVEAIPEILESVVIGQRIPGALDGDVRVVLFVRMRPGELLTPGLEEAIRRQVRLGASPHHVPRVILEVADIPRTRSGKLSELAVRDTVEGRPVKNVGALANPEALDHFRGRPELGSC, encoded by the coding sequence ATGTCCACCCCGGCTTCGCTGCTCGGGCAATTCATCGAGCGGCAACGTGTGCGTGGTGTCGATTTACCATCGGCGACTGACGATGGCGCCTTTGCGGCGGTGCATCACTGGTCGGTGAGCAATCCAGCAGATTTCTGGGAGGCCGTTTGGCGCGACGCGGAGATCGTCGCCGATCTGCGCGCTGATGGCAGCAGTTGGGACACTGTCGTCCGCGGCCTCGACCGGATGGCTCCACCCGACCCGGAGCTCGGGCCGACCTGGTTCCCCGGGGCGCGACTGAACTATGCCGAAAACCTGCTGCGGCACGAGGGCGCGGATCCGGCGTTGATCGCCTGGGATGAGCGCGGCCGCATTGGCGAATTGTCGTGGGACGACCTGCGGCGCGAGGTTGCACGCACTGCTGCGGGCTTGCGCTCACTCGACGTACAACCCGGCGACCGGGTGGCCGGTTGGCTTCCCAACATCCCCGAGACCATCATCGCGATGCTCGCGACTGCCTCCCTCGGCGCGGTCTGGACATCATGTTCGCCCGACTTCGGTGTCGATGGAGTCGTCGATCGATTTGGCCAGACCGAACCCGTCGTGCTGATCTGTTGTGACGGCTACGGCTACGGCGGCAGGGTCCACGATTCGGTTGATCGCCTGCCGGCGCTGCTCGCCCGGCTGCCTTCGGTACGGCACGCTGTGGTGATTCCCTACCGCGGTGGTGCCCCGCTTCCCGCTGACCCGCGCGTACTGACGTGGGATGCGCTTCGCGCCGATGTCACGGCAACGCTTCGCTTTGCACGGATGCCGTTCGATCACCCGCTTGCCGTGCTCTACTCATCGGGCACGACCGGACTGCCCAAGTGCATGGTACACGGCGCCGGTGGAACGCTGCTGCAGCACCTGAAAGAGCATCGCCTGCACGGTGATCTGCGGGTAGGTGAGCGAATCTTCTACTTCACGACCTGTGGCTGGATGATGTGGAACTGGCTGGTTGGCGCCCTCGCCGCCGGCGCAACGCTGGTGCTCTATGATGGTGCTCCACTTCCCGCGAGCGATCCGGGGATCCTCTGGCAACTTGCAGCTGCCGAGCGGGTGAATGTCTTCGGCACCAGCGCGAAATATCTTGCGTTGGCCGAGAAGCACGCACTCGCGCCGGCGATGATGTTCGACCTCTCCTCACTTCGTTCGGTGCTGTCGACCGGGAGTCCGCTGTCTCCCGAGAGTTTCGATTGGGTCACCCGCTCGGTGGGCTCCACGATTCGGGTTGCGTCGATCTCCGGCGGCACCGATATCGTCTCCTGTTTCGTCCTCGGGAATCCGCTGCAGGCGATCCATCGCGGCGAGATCCAGGGCCCCGGCCTCGGCATGGCCGTCGCTGTGTTCGATGAGCTCGGCAACGAGTGTCCCGTGGGAGAAGCTGGCGAGCTGGTCTGCACCCGGCCCTTCCCCTCGATGCCGGTTCGCTTCTGGAATGATGCCGATGGGAGCCAGTATCGTGCGGCCTACTTCGCCACCTGGCCCGGTGTCTGGCGTCACGGCGACTGGATCACCCGGACGCCGTCCGGAGGATTCATTATCTCGGGCCGGAGTGACGCGACGCTCAATCCCGGCGGGGTTCGGATCGGGACCGCCGAGATCTACCGGCAGGTCGAGGCCATCCCCGAGATCCTCGAAAGTGTCGTGATCGGTCAGCGGATTCCCGGGGCCCTCGACGGTGATGTTCGCGTCGTGCTCTTTGTCCGGATGCGGCCGGGAGAACTGCTTACCCCGGGGCTCGAAGAGGCGATCCGGCGACAGGTACGCCTCGGAGCCTCGCCGCACCACGTCCCCCGGGTCATCCTCGAGGTCGCCGACATTCCGAGGACCCGGAGCGGCAAGCTGAGCGAACTCGCTGTGCGCGACACGGTGGAGGGCCGCCCCGTCAAGAACGTCGGCGCCCTCGCGAACCCCGAGGCACTCGACCACTTCCGGGGCCGACCGGAG
- a CDS encoding YpdA family putative bacillithiol disulfide reductase, whose product MPLPSHIHALIVGAGPIGLAAAISARRRGIPTVVIDAGAIADAIVRYPIGMTFFTTPERLEIGDHPLVCTGAKATREEALKYYRGVARVEALDVCTYTRLLTAERRDGVLHCTLQTRVGTATVTCDRLVLATGYFEHANLLGVPGESLPHVSHWFAEPHTLAGLDVVIIGGKNSAVEAALQCFRVGARVTVVYRRAEFKPSLKYWLRPDLENRVKAGEIALHLGAAVTAISPEQVTIRGADGNTIAVPADRVFALTGYHPDFELLERIGLPLDAESGRTPLNPATLETTIPGVYLAGSVGAGRQISEVFIENGRFDGEKIFGDAPAQANAEARYAASPRPTGE is encoded by the coding sequence ATGCCACTCCCCAGCCACATCCACGCCCTGATTGTCGGTGCCGGCCCGATCGGGCTTGCCGCCGCGATTTCCGCCCGGCGTCGCGGGATCCCGACCGTGGTGATTGACGCCGGTGCCATCGCCGATGCCATCGTGCGCTATCCGATCGGGATGACGTTCTTCACTACACCGGAACGGCTCGAAATCGGCGACCATCCTCTCGTGTGCACCGGCGCCAAGGCCACCCGTGAAGAAGCCCTGAAGTACTACCGCGGTGTCGCTCGGGTTGAGGCTCTCGATGTGTGCACCTACACCCGGCTCTTGACCGCCGAACGACGCGACGGCGTGCTGCACTGCACGCTACAGACCCGGGTCGGCACAGCCACGGTCACCTGCGATCGCCTCGTGCTCGCGACCGGCTACTTCGAGCACGCCAACCTGCTCGGCGTTCCGGGTGAATCGTTGCCCCACGTATCGCACTGGTTTGCCGAGCCCCACACGCTCGCCGGTCTCGATGTCGTGATCATCGGCGGCAAGAACTCGGCGGTCGAGGCAGCGCTGCAGTGCTTCCGTGTCGGCGCGCGCGTCACGGTGGTCTATCGCCGCGCCGAGTTCAAGCCGAGCCTCAAGTACTGGCTGCGACCCGATCTCGAAAACCGCGTCAAGGCGGGCGAGATCGCCCTCCATCTTGGCGCGGCCGTCACCGCGATATCGCCCGAGCAGGTCACGATTCGTGGCGCCGACGGCAATACGATCGCGGTGCCTGCCGATCGGGTCTTCGCACTCACCGGGTATCACCCGGACTTCGAACTCCTCGAGCGCATCGGCTTGCCTCTCGACGCCGAGAGCGGCCGTACGCCGCTGAATCCTGCGACGCTCGAGACCACGATTCCGGGCGTCTACCTCGCCGGCAGCGTCGGTGCCGGCCGGCAGATCTCCGAGGTCTTCATCGAGAACGGCCGGTTCGATGGCGAGAAGATCTTTGGCGACGCCCCGGCGCAGGCCAACGCAGAGGCACGCTACGCCGCGTCACCGCGCCCGACGGGAGAGTAG
- a CDS encoding TM2 domain-containing protein, giving the protein MSDDLFASPKSRLTTQLLAIFLGVFGAHRFYVGKTQSAIFQALTLGGFGLWYVYDNIVIAAGSFRDAEGMLVANWEPESDRLVPPGTAAAILDELDALRAEVSELHERVEFTERLLSNPDQPRNDRQ; this is encoded by the coding sequence ATGAGCGACGATCTCTTTGCCTCTCCCAAATCCCGCCTGACGACCCAGCTCCTCGCCATTTTCCTGGGCGTATTCGGCGCGCATCGTTTCTACGTCGGGAAAACCCAGAGCGCGATTTTTCAGGCGCTGACCCTGGGAGGTTTCGGCCTCTGGTACGTCTACGACAACATCGTGATCGCGGCCGGGTCTTTCCGTGATGCCGAGGGGATGCTGGTAGCCAACTGGGAACCCGAGAGCGATCGCCTGGTCCCTCCCGGGACCGCAGCTGCCATCCTCGATGAACTCGACGCCCTCCGAGCGGAAGTGAGTGAGCTTCACGAACGGGTGGAGTTCACCGAACGCCTGCTCTCAAATCCGGACCAGCCTCGCAACGATCGCCAGTGA
- a CDS encoding MATE family efflux transporter, which produces MSNGAGTLRSLLRLSLPIVGVNVGMVLMGAVDTLMVGRLSPEALAAVAIGNVYFFALSMFGIGVLLALDPVLTQALGARDQHAAARSVQRALVVAFLVAIPIATALLLGAPAFRFFRQPADIVPLAGIYCDIMAVSIVPFLLFSVARQTLQALHRVGPVVWTIIVANLLNLLFNWLLIYGHFGLPAMGVAGSAWATTLSRCGMLLMVYLLASRDFKTVLRPWHRDALERAPLLAMLRRGLPIGLQIELEMLAFSVVAMLMGTFGTVQVAGHQIALNLASLTFMVPMGVGMGATVLVGQSVGRDDVAGVRASARSAILLGGGFMALMALVFLLLPRALASVYTNNAPVIAFAAILLPIAGVFQVFDGLQVVCIGILRGLGDTRAPMFINLLGFGVIGIGASLTLAYRTPLGAVGLWWGLVIGLVVVAVTLMLRVRVALTRPLQRIHH; this is translated from the coding sequence GTGAGCAACGGGGCGGGCACCCTCCGCTCGCTGCTCCGACTCTCGCTCCCGATTGTGGGTGTGAACGTTGGAATGGTGCTGATGGGCGCGGTCGACACGCTGATGGTGGGTCGCCTCTCGCCTGAGGCGCTCGCCGCGGTCGCCATCGGCAACGTCTACTTCTTTGCCCTGTCGATGTTCGGGATTGGCGTTCTCCTCGCCCTCGATCCTGTTCTGACGCAGGCACTCGGCGCGCGCGATCAGCACGCCGCCGCTCGGTCCGTGCAGCGCGCCCTCGTGGTCGCATTTCTCGTCGCGATTCCCATCGCCACCGCACTGTTGCTCGGGGCGCCGGCGTTCCGGTTCTTTCGCCAGCCGGCCGACATTGTTCCGCTCGCCGGCATCTACTGCGACATCATGGCCGTGAGCATCGTGCCATTCCTGCTCTTCAGCGTGGCGCGCCAGACGCTGCAGGCGCTTCACCGCGTCGGCCCTGTCGTCTGGACCATCATCGTCGCGAACCTGCTGAATCTCCTGTTCAACTGGTTGCTGATCTACGGCCACTTCGGGTTGCCCGCGATGGGTGTCGCGGGATCCGCGTGGGCCACCACATTGTCGCGCTGCGGCATGCTGCTGATGGTGTACCTGCTCGCATCACGAGATTTCAAGACAGTGTTGCGCCCGTGGCACCGCGATGCACTCGAACGGGCCCCACTGCTCGCGATGCTTCGGCGTGGTCTCCCCATCGGGCTGCAGATCGAACTCGAGATGCTGGCGTTCTCGGTGGTCGCGATGCTGATGGGAACCTTCGGGACGGTGCAGGTCGCCGGGCACCAGATCGCCCTCAACCTGGCCTCACTGACCTTCATGGTGCCGATGGGTGTCGGGATGGGCGCCACGGTACTGGTGGGCCAATCGGTCGGGCGCGATGACGTGGCGGGTGTCCGAGCCTCAGCCCGGAGCGCGATCCTGCTCGGTGGCGGCTTCATGGCGCTGATGGCGCTGGTCTTTCTCCTCCTGCCGCGCGCTCTCGCCTCGGTCTACACCAACAACGCACCGGTGATCGCCTTCGCTGCCATTCTGCTCCCGATCGCTGGCGTGTTCCAGGTGTTCGATGGCCTGCAAGTGGTCTGCATCGGAATCCTGCGCGGACTGGGCGACACCAGGGCACCGATGTTCATCAACCTGCTCGGCTTCGGCGTCATCGGGATCGGCGCCTCCCTCACGCTCGCCTACCGGACGCCACTCGGCGCCGTGGGGCTCTGGTGGGGACTGGTCATCGGCCTCGTGGTGGTCGCGGTCACCTTGATGCTGCGCGTCAGGGTCGCTCTTACGCGGCCGTTGCAACGAATCCACCACTGA
- the mscL gene encoding large conductance mechanosensitive channel protein MscL, giving the protein MSMVDEFKEFALKGNVMDLAVGVIIGGAFGKIVDSAVNDLIMPVVGKAVGGLDFANNFITLGDVPAGTANTLAGMKAAGVPVFAWGNFLTILINFLILAFIIFQMVKMMNRMKRAAPPAPPAATPEDILLLREIRDAVRK; this is encoded by the coding sequence ATGTCGATGGTCGACGAATTCAAGGAATTCGCCCTCAAGGGCAATGTGATGGATCTCGCCGTCGGTGTGATCATCGGCGGCGCGTTTGGAAAGATTGTCGATTCGGCAGTCAATGACTTGATCATGCCGGTAGTCGGGAAGGCCGTCGGCGGGCTCGACTTCGCCAACAATTTCATCACGCTTGGGGATGTCCCGGCCGGTACCGCAAATACCCTCGCCGGAATGAAAGCCGCCGGTGTCCCCGTCTTCGCGTGGGGGAACTTCCTCACCATCCTGATCAACTTCCTGATCCTGGCGTTCATCATCTTCCAGATGGTCAAGATGATGAACCGGATGAAGCGCGCCGCCCCGCCCGCTCCACCGGCCGCCACGCCCGAGGACATTCTGCTGCTGCGCGAGATCCGGGACGCGGTGCGCAAGTAG